A stretch of the Rhizomicrobium sp. genome encodes the following:
- a CDS encoding NADH-quinone oxidoreductase subunit M, protein MSHILSIITFLPLLGCAAILLLARGSQTTIASNARWIALAVTVVEFVLALVLWARFDGHSAAFQFVEEAPWLAQGIGYRMGVDGISMLFVVLTCGLMPFCILASWDSIEDRVAEYMIAFLALETMMIGVFTALDLVLFYIFFEAGLIPMFLIIGVWGGKRRVYASFKFFLYTLLGSVLMLLAILAMYYTAGTTDITVLLHYHFDPKLQVFLWLAFFASFAVKMPMWPVHTWLPDAHVEAPTAGSVILAGILLKMGGYGFLRFSLPMFASASVTFAPLVFVLSIVAIIYTSLVALAQEDIKKLIAYSSVAHMGFVTMGIFALNQQGIDGGIFQMLSHGVVSGALFLCVGVIYDRMHTREIAAYGGLVNRMPIYAACFMVFTLANVGLPGTGGFVGEFLTMLGAFVANTWVAIFAATGVILSAAYALYVYRRVVFGELVKPALQTIKDLNAREIAILAPLVVVTIAMGIYPKPVFDVTSASVANLISEHQTALAVDRAPKLAEGTVK, encoded by the coding sequence GTGAGCCACATCCTGTCCATCATCACCTTCCTGCCGCTGCTCGGCTGCGCCGCGATCCTGCTGCTGGCGCGCGGTTCGCAGACGACGATCGCCAGCAATGCCCGCTGGATCGCGCTGGCCGTCACCGTGGTCGAATTCGTGCTGGCGCTCGTGCTCTGGGCCCGGTTCGACGGCCATTCCGCGGCCTTCCAATTCGTCGAGGAGGCGCCCTGGCTCGCCCAGGGCATCGGCTATCGCATGGGCGTCGACGGCATCTCGATGCTGTTCGTGGTGCTGACCTGCGGCCTGATGCCGTTCTGCATTCTCGCGAGCTGGGACTCGATCGAGGACCGCGTCGCCGAGTACATGATCGCGTTCCTCGCGCTCGAGACCATGATGATCGGCGTCTTCACCGCGCTCGACCTCGTGCTGTTCTACATCTTCTTCGAGGCCGGCCTGATCCCGATGTTCCTGATCATCGGCGTGTGGGGCGGCAAGCGCCGCGTCTATGCCAGCTTCAAGTTCTTCCTCTACACGCTGCTCGGCTCGGTGCTGATGCTGCTGGCGATCCTGGCGATGTACTACACCGCCGGCACCACCGACATCACGGTGCTGCTGCACTACCATTTCGACCCCAAGCTGCAGGTCTTCCTCTGGCTCGCCTTCTTCGCGAGCTTCGCGGTCAAGATGCCGATGTGGCCGGTCCACACCTGGCTGCCCGACGCGCATGTCGAGGCGCCGACCGCCGGCTCGGTCATCTTGGCCGGCATCTTGCTCAAGATGGGCGGCTACGGCTTCCTGCGCTTCTCGCTGCCGATGTTCGCGTCCGCCTCGGTCACCTTCGCGCCGCTGGTCTTCGTCCTCTCCATCGTCGCCATCATCTACACCTCGCTGGTGGCGCTGGCGCAGGAGGACATCAAGAAGCTCATCGCCTATTCCTCCGTCGCCCATATGGGCTTCGTCACCATGGGCATCTTCGCGCTCAACCAGCAGGGCATCGACGGCGGCATCTTCCAGATGCTGAGCCATGGCGTGGTTTCCGGCGCGCTCTTCCTCTGCGTCGGCGTGATCTACGACCGCATGCACACCCGCGAGATCGCGGCCTATGGCGGCCTCGTCAACCGCATGCCGATCTACGCCGCCTGCTTCATGGTCTTCACCCTCGCCAATGTCGGCCTCCCGGGCACCGGCGGCTTCGTCGGCGAGTTCCTGACCATGCTGGGCGCGTTCGTCGCCAACACCTGGGTCGCGATCTTCGCCGCCACCGGTGTGATCCTGTCGGCGGCCTACGCGCTCTATGTCTACCGCCGCGTCGTGTTCGGCGAGCTGGTCAAGCCGGCGCTGCAGACCATCAAGGACCTCAACGCGCGGGAGATCGCGATCCTTGCCCCGCTGGTGGTCGTCACCATCGCGATGGGCATCTACCCCAAGCCGGTGTTCGACGTGACGTCGGCCTCCGTCGCCAACCTGATCTCCGAGCACCAGACCGCGCTCGCCGTCGACCGCGCGCCGAAGCTTGCGGAAGGGACCGTGAAGTGA
- the nuoN gene encoding NADH-quinone oxidoreductase subunit NuoN, producing MNLHADLIVLLPELTLAVGAMILLIAGVTAGDRATGLVSWAAIALMAVAGLLVFRQAEPASAFGGAFVVDGFARFAKLLILAGSALSVVMAREFFRLEGTQRFELPVLMLLATLGMLLMVSASSFIALYMGLELQSLALYVLAAFNRDSLRSTEAGLKYFVLGALSSGMLLYGISLIYGFTGTTEFAAIAHATAGAGFNLGLVFGLVFLIAGLAFKVGAVPFHMWTPDVYEGSPTPVTAFFVTAAKVAAFALFIRAVLAPFHADMHQWQQIIVVVSVLSTVLGAVAAIGQTNIKRLLAYSSIGHVGYALLGLAAGTQLGIQGMLVYLAYYLATNLGMFACVSAMRRGGQSVEDIRELAGLSRTNPAYAFAFGALVFSLAGLPPLAGIFAKIYVFGAAIDAHLYVPAIINIVASVAGAFYYLRIIQIMYFDEPKPAFDHHTGGGTAAIMWGTSAISMFFVFVPAPLIAIAGQAARALFP from the coding sequence GTGAATCTCCACGCCGACCTGATTGTCCTCCTGCCCGAGCTGACGCTGGCCGTCGGCGCGATGATCCTGCTGATCGCGGGCGTCACCGCCGGCGATCGCGCCACCGGCTTGGTCTCCTGGGCGGCCATCGCGCTGATGGCGGTCGCCGGCTTGCTGGTTTTCCGCCAGGCCGAACCCGCCTCGGCCTTCGGCGGCGCCTTCGTGGTCGACGGCTTCGCCCGCTTCGCCAAGCTCCTGATCCTTGCCGGCTCGGCCCTCAGCGTCGTGATGGCGCGGGAGTTCTTCCGCTTGGAAGGGACCCAGCGCTTCGAGCTGCCGGTCCTCATGCTCCTGGCGACGCTGGGCATGCTGCTGATGGTCTCGGCCTCGAGCTTCATCGCGCTGTACATGGGTCTGGAGTTGCAGAGCCTGGCGCTCTATGTCCTGGCCGCCTTCAACCGCGACTCCCTGCGCTCCACCGAGGCGGGCCTGAAATATTTCGTCCTCGGCGCGCTCAGCTCGGGCATGCTGCTCTACGGCATCTCGCTGATCTACGGCTTCACCGGCACGACGGAGTTCGCCGCCATCGCCCACGCCACGGCCGGCGCCGGCTTCAATCTCGGCCTCGTCTTCGGCCTCGTCTTCCTGATCGCCGGTCTCGCCTTCAAGGTCGGCGCCGTGCCCTTCCATATGTGGACGCCGGACGTCTACGAGGGCTCGCCCACGCCGGTCACCGCCTTCTTCGTCACCGCCGCCAAGGTCGCCGCCTTCGCGCTCTTCATCCGTGCCGTGCTCGCGCCCTTCCACGCAGACATGCATCAATGGCAGCAGATCATCGTCGTCGTCTCGGTGCTCTCCACCGTGCTCGGCGCGGTCGCCGCGATCGGCCAGACCAACATCAAGCGCCTGCTGGCCTACAGCTCGATCGGCCATGTCGGCTATGCGCTGCTCGGGCTGGCGGCCGGCACCCAGCTCGGCATCCAGGGCATGCTGGTCTATCTCGCCTATTACCTCGCGACCAATCTCGGCATGTTCGCCTGCGTCTCCGCGATGCGGCGGGGCGGCCAGAGCGTGGAAGACATCCGCGAGCTTGCCGGTCTCTCGCGCACCAATCCCGCCTACGCCTTCGCCTTCGGCGCGCTGGTCTTCAGCCTCGCGGGCCTGCCGCCGCTGGCGGGCATCTTCGCCAAGATCTACGTCTTCGGCGCCGCGATCGACGCGCATCTCTACGTCCCGGCGATCATCAACATCGTCGCCAGCGTCGCGGGCGCGTTCTACTACCTGCGCATCATCCAGATCATGTATTTCGACGAGCCCAAGCCGGCCTTCGACCACCACACCGGCGGCGGCACCGCGGCGATCATGTGGGGCACCAGCGCGATCTCGATGTTCTTCGTCTTCGTGCCGGCGCCGCTCATCGCCATCGCAGGGCAGGCGGCGCGCGCGCTCTTCCCGTGA
- a CDS encoding biotin--[acetyl-CoA-carboxylase] ligase: MTAWPRGYSLKTFDVIDSTNEEAKRLAVAGEPGPIWISAARQTAGKGRRGRSWDSPTGNLAATLMLRPGKSAGECAQLSFAAAIAACDMLQHFAPGTSMRVKWPNDVLAGGQKICGILLESASQGGEAPAFLAIGIGANLASHPEGLEYAATSLKALGATVPAADDALLHLAANFARWYDAWAANGFAALRDAWLVRAAGLGTRIRARLATEETTGVFEGIDDTGALILRESAGVTRRISAGEVFFQ, encoded by the coding sequence GTGACCGCCTGGCCGCGCGGATACTCGCTTAAGACGTTCGACGTCATCGACTCGACGAACGAAGAGGCCAAGCGCCTTGCGGTCGCCGGTGAGCCCGGGCCCATCTGGATCAGCGCGGCGCGCCAGACCGCGGGCAAGGGCCGCCGCGGCCGCTCCTGGGATTCGCCGACCGGCAATCTCGCCGCGACGCTGATGCTGCGGCCCGGCAAGTCCGCCGGCGAATGCGCCCAGCTTTCCTTTGCGGCAGCCATCGCCGCCTGCGACATGCTTCAGCATTTCGCCCCCGGCACGTCGATGCGCGTGAAATGGCCCAATGACGTACTCGCCGGCGGGCAGAAGATCTGCGGCATCCTCCTCGAATCCGCATCCCAGGGCGGTGAGGCGCCGGCCTTTCTCGCCATCGGCATCGGCGCCAATCTCGCGAGCCATCCGGAAGGTCTCGAATACGCCGCGACGTCGCTCAAGGCCCTGGGCGCGACGGTTCCCGCAGCCGACGACGCGCTGCTTCACCTCGCCGCCAACTTCGCCAGATGGTATGACGCCTGGGCGGCGAACGGTTTCGCCGCGCTGCGCGATGCCTGGCTGGTCCGCGCGGCAGGGCTCGGCACGCGCATCCGCGCACGGCTCGCGACGGAGGAGACGACAGGCGTGTTCGAAGGCATCGACGACACCGGCGCCCTGATCCTGCGCGAAAGCGCCGGCGTGACGCGCCGCATCTCGGCGGGAGAGGTGTTTTTCCAGTGA